DNA from Palaemon carinicauda isolate YSFRI2023 chromosome 26, ASM3689809v2, whole genome shotgun sequence:
tacctggacgaaaattatgtaaagaaacgtgataaactgtgttattaccaggattgactactgcaactctatctactacaatttaccataagtgctatggaaaaactttttactttaatcatgcaatgatatacaaattaatggtgacagggtaaattaaaaaaaatcgtttaatttatatttaattacaacagtcaaaatgaaatagaaaatttataactgaggaaaataaatttaatccctttgcttgagagaatccttgtcctttgtgcactgtaacccttccaaaccgtgctatattcttggagagatgaccttacgccagacaccactccagcacaacatggtcatcactgaatttttccataatctgacaattacaatgaaatatctataataaaggtcatggccatctatggtttagactaaggcgtaagccttaatgtttttacttaaatgtaaatatataaaatgtaataaatttgatagcaaagaccgtaatattcttagtatttagctaagttttaggctagcctgatacaaatttaaagttatttactaggtTAAGTGCCTAGCATAAAATTTACTAtaagttttttccagtgcttagtctacttagccaacatgtaagcaagctcaatagcccagtctaaagttcttagaagttttttaacgttaatatacAAAAGAACTGAGTTACTCGTTAGCTTAACCTCTGATACTTAAACCTCGTTGAGTTTACCAAAGTTCACAAGAAAATAACACCAATAACAattatcaagttccttctaaatatcacgaactaccaggtaatattttataggacgtgcaagttaggttaatgaaccgactaagttcatatataagcaatttgaaaatcgactgaaacacgtgtaaatgtaactcgattcttacctccaaactgctaagaacccgtctcctttctctccccaaatccttcggtagttttgttgaatttcgccttcatcgtcaatggcagctgtcctcggcaaacttcttaatagtaaatcttcatattaattataccattaagcTCTTGTGATCCATAAAaactataagcagatcggctgatacacaaaAAAACATGTAGGATGGTTCAActacaggtcctgtcgttctggtcttcgagtcacaactgctcttctgcgttttggcagttatatcgttacctcttcttcaagacattatatggtcgcctctgctaaacttgttatttcgtttatagctttgggtttgaaaaggttagtcaagaaaacatttaccatgaatcagccaaattaacttcatgaacatgaactttagccacaataaagtaataatagtaaatctaaatatctaattacaacttggtgattacgattcatgagaagtagaaggaactcaaaacataaactcctaaatcccatgcttagcaagaaacataatattttaaaaggtatccgggagtttataTAAGTAAAAcagaaataacatactgtcaagtaaacaataaatgtgaaatatatctttgatatattttgtatactccCAGCAACAATTTGATTAAAGTTTACAAAGTTTAATCAAAGAAACCATTTGTTCACCCTTTACTCACTCCCAGCAACAATTTCATTACACACTCTTTATAGCCCATGTGTATCTTACCCCAAAGAATATGGTAATATACATAACCATGTAAGCCTATTATACTAGGCCCTCTTGAACCAAGAGTTCTGTGTTTCTCATAGATTCAAGTGCAGCGGCCCGTTTActtctctctctgacttttaattTATCAATAGGTAATTCAGTTTCAACTTCAACAACAGTATGAAATCCTTCTTTGGGAAGAAGCAAAATGAGTGAATCTGTTGTCCTGTACACAACTTCGCGAGACTTACCCTTAAGCACACGAGCTGCTTTTACTTCCCCTAGGTGATTTACTTCTGTATTCTTTACTATACCAAGTGGATAAGTACTTGGTTTGCTTGCGTcctcttttaacagaacaatatctcCAACAGCCAAGGTTTTATGATTGACAGGTCTGTAACGATTCCTTTTATCTACTGCTTGATTAATGTGAGTTGCAAGAAATTCTGAATGATATGCCTCAACTAGTCTGTTTCTAGCTTGTCTAAGCTTATAGTAATTATCCTTAACATCATCAATAGCACTACTACCAGGCACCCAATTGGTGTCATCTGAAGAAGAATTCTGCAACTCGGgaataatgttcactgataccAGATCATAGCCTTTAAGTAAACACTCAGGAGTTTTTGGGTTTTCTACATTATCAATACAAGCATCTCTCAGACTATCCTTAAAAGCAATtggtcttttgttaataagatggacagtttgacaaataaggaagtaaaaatctTGATAATCAAGCACAGTGTTCTTAATAGAACTAAAAATTAGCTTTTTCACCATTTTTACACAGCTTCCAACTAGCGAACCCAAAGAACTATTACCTTTGGCATAATGCTCGAACTTCAGGGGCTTAATGTCATTTTCTTCAAAGAAGGCATGTGTTTCAAAATCGTTGAGAAAGGTTCCAATGATTCTACTACCAGCAGTTAGCTGGGATCCCAAATCAGATATGCAAAATTCCGGGATGCCAAACTCATATATGTGTAGTTGGAAGGCCTTGAGAAAGTCTCGAGTATCAACAGATAAACATATCTTCAAGTTGATGGCTCGACTCCACAAACACGTCACGCATAATAACCAAATCTTCTTCCTTTCACCATTCCATATTACTGTATAAGGACCGatgtaatctatgaaaatatacctGTATGGAATAGGTGGTGGATTGCTCCGACAATCCCTATAGGCACTCTGATTTGCTTTGATTGGTCTCTCATTAAGCCTTCTACAAGTTATACATTCTCTAAGTACCTTCTTTACTGTGGAATAAAAGTTGATTATCCAAAATTGCTTACGCAACTGAGCCAAGATCGAATACACACCAGCGTGTCCTAGACTAACATGcatatcacgaataagaaatttagttaGCAAACTATGCTTAGGTAACAGCACAGGAAAGAAAATATGTTCGTTTCTTCCGAATTTACTCCGGATTCTTAGCAAAGTGTCTTTGCTCTGGAAAATATTCATTTGAGTTACCAAATTGGgaatgtttctttttaatgtatgacttttcttgaagaattcacaaacttctgggaagttattttcctgttctttacatattatctGCCTACATGCTAAAGCATAAAGATTTTTCTCCTTGACACAATTTCCCCATTGAACGTCGATtcctttatttgttagtttttctctGATGTTCTTGATGAATTTCAACACCATCCTATGAACAGTTGCTAGCTTATGGAAACTGGAAAACTTAGTCAGGGGTATCAAGTGTTGAATGCTATTTATGTCTTTCTTGTTATTTTCTATACTTTCAGAATCTGTTGAGACAGTGATGAAGGAAGTATCTTCCCTTTCAGGTTCGGGTACTTCATCTCTCTTTTCAAGGGGGTTTGGCACCTTGAAACTAAACTGAACCTCATCTTTATGAAGTTTCTTAAGAAACTCAGGTCCACTATGATACGCAGTCTTCTGAAGTCTCCTGTATGAGACACATCTACTAATATAAATTGCAGGATTATCATATGCATtcacaaatgaaaatgttattgggaAAACTTGGCACAGGTCACCTATAGCTTTCaacctattttgaataaaaactccttttttctgcaatttatcatacttatatgtataagagTAAAGCCAATTAAGAGCAACCATACTGTCTGAATATATCGCCATGCTCACAATTTTGATTGGAGTAACGACTGATTGACCCGTAGGTTCTTGAAATAAACTGATTACAGTCTCTGTGGCTAGTCCCAAAGCTTGAAATTCAATTACGGGAATGGTTTTCTTCACTAACTGTTTGTTAACGACCCTGCTCCTGGCTGTCAAAAAACATGTATTACCATTGAAGACATTTACAATATACACCACAGTTCCAGAAAtatccttacttgcatctgaaaatgcCACTAGTTTATAAGTACCATCTCTCCTACCCAGGAATCTAGGAATTACTACCTTAGGAGTAGAATTCACCTGTTTTCCAATAAGTGTCCATTCCCTTTTTATGTTTCTGAGAGAGGGCTATCCCATGTGATAGTCTTgtcttcttgaagctttttaagaaaCAGCCTGGCCCTGTTCAAGATTGGtccatagatattaaatatatcatagatACTATTCAATGTTGACAAAATTGACCTCTTTGTGCTAGCTTGCGTATCGAGGAAAATCTTACCAGGGCCTAGTGTGTCTGCTTCCCTATCTCAAACCATGCCGAGCAACTTTACCTCTTTGGGTGTTTCACTATCATAATCTCGGTCAATTATTTCTTGCAGTTCTGCATCGTTTGTTACGAATTGTTGCAATTCAAATTTGTATGGTTCAAAGATATTAGGGAGACAGTAGTACGCTTCATATAAAGCCTTGGCAGAGTTACACGAATATGACCCATTGTCCATGTAAACGGTATTATACAGCGATTTCTTTAAGTTAACCATTTCCTCGTTGTCACTCTCAACATCCAATATCAAGATTTTGAACAAAGCTAGCATGAGAGGACATGGGCTAGGCCTTAGGCCAAAACTTAAACGCTTGTTCCTATAGCCCACAACAGTAAAGTCACCCTTAAGAATATTTCGATACCATAAGAACAACAATCTATTCTGATCCTCTTCCTTGAGTCTTATCATAAAAAATGCCTTTTTCAAGTCAAAACAAATAATATGAGTCAAATCTCTGCATAATCAGAGAAGTTGCAATTTTGTGATTCAGACAAGGGCCTGGAAGCATACACTGATTGTGACTATAAGTGCTCTTCGCAGATTTGTTTTTCTCACATAAGTTAGACAGAAACACGACTCGACACTTAGTCGTGTCTCTGGCCATTTTGAACACAGGCATATGTGGCAAGAAACTAGCTTCTGGatgttcatttataaaagaattaatatcttcaattttctCTATGATTCCCAGATTTTGTTGCTCTTTAAATACATCATTAACCATCTTTAAATGCTCAGGTTTATTCTTCATACGAGTTAAGTTAGACTTCAGTATCATCCGGGATAAATTGAAGTTCTTCCCTAACAAATGGGATATCTTGTTGTTCCACATCAGTGGCATTACTAGTCTACCTTCTTCATCTCGTTCTGTACTATCAAGAACATACTTTACTAGCTTTTTATTGGTTTCTGTGTCATCTTCAGATAGctgggatttttcatagtccagataTTCAATGCATTGCTTTTCAAGCATTTCTTCCGTAGCTTTAATCAATTCAGACTGCTTTAGCTTACCCTTTTTGTTAAAAATAGCATAGGTTGAATTAGTGTTGGCTTCTTGAACTTTGATACTCGCCAGTGATCTGTTGGAAATCAAGTCAACATCGTCATCTCGAAGTTCAGACTGAGAGACTGCCAAAAAGCTATGTCTATCGAGGAATTGTAATTGTCTATTAGTCTGGGCAGCTTCCCCTACCATACAAAGTGTGTTTCCTTGAGTGCTAACCGCAGTATGTGAACTATTTCCAATATCAATGTTAGGTAAATAATCCAAGTTTTTCATCATTCTGTTAATATTACCTGTGAGCATGACACCAACTGGAGTATCAAGATACACAGAGGGATTGCTTAATCCAAACTTGTGTGTAGTTAGCGACAGCAAAAAGTCAGCATCATTTCCCAAAGATAAGACCAATGTTACCAATAGTGTCCACACTACCACTAAGAAACTTATCTGCTAAAATGTAATGTCtatcttgaaattctttaacaatgatATTTAAGTCCTCCAGTTTCAACTCTATATCAATACTGGGTACAACAACTGCTTCGATGGAATGCCATTCCCTACCTAACTTGAGAGGTACATTAACAATATCAGTTACAAGGTCCCTAGTAGAAATAAAACCATGAATAGTCATATAGACGTTTTTTGCTAGGACAGGGAACTTCATATTGTTTACATGCTTACCACAAATAAAATTTCTCTGGCTACCACAATCTCGTAAAACTCGCACAACATTATCTTCTTCAGCCACCGAACATGTAAAAGATGGTAAAATTGCAGCACCACCAGTAACATTTTGATGAATTTCAGCTAATGTGAGGCTATTTAAAGTATGCTTCGATTCTGGCTTTTTCCCACTAGTATGCATAGAGCTTTCAGTGGATTCAGTATTACTAGAATCAGAAGCTTTAGTACTGGAACTATTAAGCCTCTCATTAGCAACACACAGGTATGTAAAATGCCATCCACTGAAATTTCTACATCTTTGCGTAAACTTAAATTTACACTGACGAGTCACATGATTATGATAGCCACACCTAACACAAGCATTCAGCTCTTTAAGTTTCTCTACTTTCATTTTAGGATTCGCAAAAACTGGGCAATTTACGAGCAAATGTGCGGTATCTTGCTTACCATCCTTTGTACATAGAATACATGACTTATATTTAGGGCTAACACTAACTTTGGTAGCGAGAGTTGTGCTCGGTTCTATATTCTTATTCCTAGTTTTCTCCTTTTGCTCAAAATTTCTTTCATTTGTTCTGTTATACCTCTCAACAGCCTCAAATATGTTACTTTCAATTTCACTTAATGAGAGTTTGCTTTCAATTGTTATCTGAATTAGTAAAGATTGAAAGCGATCATTAAGACCATGCCATATGAAGTACTGGAGAACATCGTCAACTTTGACGTCAAGCTTATTGAAAGCCTTCATAATAGTTTTCATCGAGGCTACAAAGGCATATGGATCACCTGATAAAGTTAATTTCAATTCTACAAGTTTCTTAATTGCatcatatttttgtgttaatggagttgcaaatgcttgcaataataatttctttgcctcttcatatgactggttatcaatatcaagagaatccacaagtgcctttggagactttgacaactgatttcgtagatacataaactttaagtgatttgacaaattttgtttgtcagtcaatttttcaaattcataaaagaaCTCAACTAAACACTGACCCTTGGTGTTGTCATATTCAGGTAAAGGAACTTGAGGCATCCTTAACTCAATCTTAATGTTAACTACCGGGGTAGGCGTGGCTACAGTTTCTAAACTAGAAGCCTGTTGCCTTTGTAAACTTAACAAAGCCGACATTATCTTTTTCTGGTAGTCTTCATCTGTGTTAATCTTTTGTTCAATGGAGCTTCCGTCTTCCTTATCTATGACATAGTTCAATATTTCCTGGTCTAACCCTAACAGTTCTCTTTCTAACTGTTCAAGTCTGTGAATATACAAAAGTCTATCTTGTTCAGACAATCCTAAGAGATTTGATTGAACTGTATTGTATATCTTTGTTACTCTTTGCCGAGCGTAAGAACGCCGTTTCTTCAATATATCCTCAGACAtgttaataattctacaaagttAATCTAATACCAAACCTAGATAAACACAAATCAAAGTTTCTAGCAATTACGAATATTTATCCGTGTTACAAAAGACATATATTCacttcaataaaaatattcaaataccgAGCACAAATTTGATGCTTTCACTACATATACCAGTAAgcctatatcaaatatgaaaaataaagaagccGAGGACAGCCCCAACCACAATAAAAGGCTTACAACCCAAAGGACAGGGAGGTTAAGGATTgcacgaatcctgtcacggtcgccatatggaaaaactttttacttgaatcacgcaataatatacaaattaatggtgacagggtaaattaaagaaatcgtttaatttatatttaattacaacagtcaaaatgaaatagaaaatttataactgaggaaaataaaatttaatccctttgcttgagagaatccttgtcctttgtgcactgtaacccttccgaaccgtgctatattcttggagagatgaccttacgccagacaccactccagcacaacatggtcacctcTGAATTTTTCCAAAACctgacaattacaatgaaatatctataataaaggtcatggccatctatggtttagactaaggcgtaagccttaatgtttttacttaaatgtaaatatataaaatgtaatagatttgatagcaaagaccgtaatattcttagtatttagctaagttttaggctagcctgatacaaatttaaagttatttactaggtTAAGTGCCTAGCATAAAATTTACTAtaagttttttccagtgcttagtctacttagccaacatgtaagcaagctcaatagcccagtctaaagttcttagaagttttttaacgttaatatataaaagaactgAGTTACTCGTTAGCTTAACCTCTGATACTTAAACCTTATTGAGTTTTACGAAAGTTaacaagaaaataacactaataacaattatcaagttccttctaaatatcacgaactatcaggaaatattttataggacgtgcaagttaggttaatgaaccgactaagttcataagcaatttgaaaatcgactgaaacaaGCGTAAACGTAACTcaattcttacctccaaactgctaagaacccgtctcctttctctccccaaatccttcggtagttttgttgaatttcgccttcatcgtcaatggcagctgtcctcggcaaacttcttaatagtaaatcttcatattaattataccattaagcTCTTGTGATCCATGAAGACTAcaagcagatcggctgatacacaaaAAAACATGTAGGATGGTTCAATtacaggtcctgtcgttctggtcttcgagtcacaactgctcttctgcgttttggcagttatatcgtcacctcttcttcaagacattatatggtcgcctctgctaaacttgttatttcatttatagctttgggtttgaaaaggttagtcNNNNNNNNNNNNNNNNNNNNNNNAATCCAAAGACAGTTGAAAAACCCTTTCTCACCATTCTTTCGACTGCGAGCCTTTTCCCTTGTAGACTTACGTTCAATCACGTTTTTAATTGGCATTTccactaataataaaaattgagCTTTCAAAGTTTTTCCTTATATTTCTGatataatatttttattcctgttacagtattttttttttttcatagtctgtGTACATCGTGGTTTCTTTTTGGAATTGATTGGTACTTTTCCAAGTGTGTTTTAATTGATAGAAGGGTTTTTTTCAGTGAAAACATATTGCTTGGTTTCCGGTAGTGTTTGTAAAATCCCACAACATTTTTGCCATAAGGTgtagtcttttcaaatgaaagtcTTTGAAGAGGTGGATTTAAAGTCTATCATTTCCAAAGCTTTATCAAAAGATAAATGCCAAAATGTACTATATTAAAGAGCAAAGTTTTGTTATCAGTTGGTTATAAGGTTGCTTCTTTTGAATTAGTTAAAATCCATTAAAATTTTAAATCCTAAATCGATGaattataaaggaaaaacaaattCATATTCAACTTCTAGTTAAAATTAGACTGTATTAGAGCTGAATGTTCACTTTCgttagtgagattgaagataagctTGATGTTAACccttaaaatatacatatttctaagTGATATATTTAGCTACCTCACAGTTCCAAATATGATGGTAAATTGTTCATTAACCAGAAAGTGAGTGAATTTTATATTGCGTTTTGTAAGACAAATATTGTAGGTTTCACTTACATCTGAAAAAAGAAATTTCcagttttttcgtattttctgaTATAGCCTTCAAAGTTAGCCATAATTTTCTCTGACAGTTCTCT
Protein-coding regions in this window:
- the LOC137619865 gene encoding uncharacterized protein; this encodes MLALFKILILDVESDNEEMVNLKKSLYNTVYMDNGSYSCNSAKALYEAYYCLPNIFEPYKFELQQFVTNDAELQEIIDRDYDSETPKEVNSTPKVVIPRFLGRRDGTYKLVAFSDASKDISGTVVYIVNVFNGNTCFLTARSRVVNKQLVKKTIPVIEFQALGLATETVISLFQEPTGQSVVTPIKIVSMAIYSDSMVALNWLYSYTYKYDKLQKKGVFIQNRLKAIGDLCQVFPITFSFVNAYDNPAIYISRCVSYRRLQKTAYHSGPEFLKKLHKDEVQFSFKVPNPLEKRDEVPEPEREDTSFITVSTDSESIENNKKDINSIQHLIPLTKFSSFHKLATVHRMVLKFIKNIREKLTNKGIDVQWGNCVKEKNLYALALKKVLRECITCRRLNERPIKANQSAYRDCRSNPPPIPYRYIFIDYIGPYTVIWNGERKKIWLLCVTCLWSRAINLKICLSVDTRDFLKAFQLHIYEFGIPEFCISDLGSQLTAGSRIIGTFLNDFETHAFFEENDIKPLKFEHYAKGNSSLGSLVGSCVKMVKKLIFSSIKNTVLDYQDFYFLICQTVHLINKRPIAFKDSLRDACIDNVENPKTPECLLKGYDLVSVNIIPELQNSSSDDTNWVPGSSAIDDVKDNYYKLRQARNRLVEAYHSEFLATHINQAVDKRNRYRPVNHKTLAVGDIVLLKEDASKPSTYPLGIVKNTEVNHLGEVKAARVLKGKSREVVYRTTDSLILLLPKEGFHTVVEVETELPIDKLKVRERSKRAAALESMRNTELLVQEGLV